In Camelina sativa cultivar DH55 chromosome 17, Cs, whole genome shotgun sequence, the genomic stretch TGTATTTCTGAAATGATCTATCTAATCTAATATAAACTCTgctaaaacatataaatttaccAAACTCTAAAATACAAGCAGTTGTTGAGTAATAATACTACTCTGTTGTTCTTGTGGTTGCAAAGAGCATCTAGCACTAGAGATTGATATTAACAGAGCCTTTTCTGTATCTCCATCCATTCGTCTTTGGATCAGCTTGATGAGATACTCTAGAAAAGCCAAATCAAATGGCAGTGTGATTGGTCCTTCCGTCGGCAGACCAAACTCTTCTTCAGATATTCTCAAGAGCTCTTGGACAATAGAGTTGCTCAGGTAACTTATTGGGAACGCAAACCGGATTTTATCCGCCGTGTAAACCACGAAACATCCCTTTTCTGCAGCAGTTGAGTTGTAAGAAGCCCTTGACCTCTGAAATGAGATTCTTTTTCTGCTTAAGGCTGCTCTTTGTTGCCATTTCTTGGCCATCTTCAAGAGCTTCTTTGcgtttatcatcattttcaggTAAGAGATTTAGATCCAAAGTAATATggataaagaaagagaaaaggttTGTAAGTTTTGTTTGTAGAGGTCTCTGAATGAAAGttatgatgattgatgaagtaTAACATAGGCTTCTTTCATCATTATATAGAAGGAGAAAGTATTAGGATTAGATAGGCTTTGTGACAACTGACAAGCTTCTGAGCAACCTAAACAGACACAACACATGCTTATGTTTCTAATCTATGTGCTCATAAGGGTCCCAAGTTGGTAATCAATTATGTCTGCAACTCAACTTGTGGAGTGTGGACTAAACAAGTTATTGTGAGAAGACACGGTCATGTGGGTATGAATCTTATAggttacacacacacacacacacacaagagaAGCCAAAAATGCCAATTCATCCATCTGTACAGCTTTTGTTTCGTAGCAAAAGGGTCCCTAGTTGGTTAGTGGTCCATCAGCTAAATCAAATGTCAGTCACACAAAAAATAGATCAAGTATTATTCAGGGGACAACAAATATTTTGGTGAAATCAAGGCCAGCAGATGTGGTTGAAATTAATGATCCAATAAAAAGATACAAAGAAAGACATGTGCTAGCAAAGATGAAGTCTAGATTATACAGAGAATCAAACTATTCCTTCAAATTTTTACAGTTCCTTTGAGATAGATTAAGCCTAGATTATACAAACATCCTTTGTTGGATGAATTGCCAGTATTACCTCTAAGAGATTCATAAGGACAATTGATGAATTGCCACTGCACCATTTTTTTGACAGAGTTTCAGAGCATTACAGTTTGAGTAAAACTGTCACAACATGTGATTAAATTGAtctcatttttctttgtttacaatgaagattgattttgatgagatagtcaaaaagagaaacataagTAATAGTTTGTATTTCTGAAATAATCTGTCTAATCTAATACAGTAGAATCTTTACAGACACAAGAAAATTGCTACACTCTAATTCTCTAGAATACAAGCAACTGTTGACGACTCTGTTCTTGTTGTTGCAAAGAACATCTAGCACTAGAGATTGACATTAACAAAGCCTTTTCTGTGTCTCCGTCTATTCGCCTTtggatcaaattgatgagatactcaaagaaaaatgaatcgAATGGCAATGTGATTGGTCCACTAGTGGAGAGACCAAACTCT encodes the following:
- the LOC104757272 gene encoding auxin-responsive protein SAUR63-like, with product MMINAKKLLKMAKKWQQRAALSRKRISFQRSRASYNSTAAEKGCFVVYTADKIRFAFPISYLSNSIVQELLRISEEEFGLPTEGPITLPFDLAFLEYLIKLIQRRMDGDTEKALLISISSARCSLQPQEQQSSIITQQLLVF